From the genome of Lotus japonicus ecotype B-129 chromosome 6, LjGifu_v1.2, one region includes:
- the LOC130724344 gene encoding plant UBX domain-containing protein 4: MASRDTKKPSKPSTSRAGGIRTLSDLNRPSADSDSDSDGPQEYYTGGEKSGMLVQDPTKGNDVDAIFNQARQLGAVERHLDQLQEPPRSTSFTGTGRVLSGETVQSTSQQPESVVHNIVFWSNGFTVNDGPLRRLDDPENASFLESIKKSECPKELEPADRRTSVNVNLIRRNENYPEPKKSHVPFKGVGRTLGSSSASTAPEPTVASAPSNSAPSLSSGLAVDQSLPSTSIQLRLADGTRLVSHFNYHHTISDIRAFIDASRPGGQQNYQLQMMGFPPKVLTDENQTIEQAGLANSVVMQKF; the protein is encoded by the exons ATGGCGTCACGCGACACGAAGAAGCCATCAAAGCCCTCGACCAGTCGAGCAGGCGGAATCCGCACGCTCTCCGACCTCAACCGCCCCTCCGCCGATTCCGACAGCGACTCCGATGGCCCTCAGGAGTATTACACCGGCGGCGAGAAGAG TGGAATGCTTGTCCAGGACCCTACTAAAGGAAATGATGTCGATGCAATTTTCAATCAAGCTAGGCAACTCGGAGCTGTAGAAAGGCACCTTGATCAGCTTCAGGAACCTCCAAGGTCAACTAGCTTTACTGGAACTGGCAGGGTACTCTCAGGGGAAACTGTGCAATCAACTTCGCAGCAACCTGAGTCTGTTGTTCATAACATTGTTTTTTGGAGTAACGGTTTCACCGTAAATGATGGACCTTTGAGGAGATTGGACGATCCTGAAAACGCCTCATTTTTAGAG AGCATAAAAAAATCTGAATGCCCCAAAGAGCTTGAACCTGCAGATAGGAGAACATCTGTAAATGTTAATCTCATAAGAAGGAACGAGAACTATCCT GAACCCAAAAAGAGCCATGTTCCGTTTAAGGGAGTGGGAAGAACTCTAGGAAGCAGCTCTGCTTCAACGGCACCTGAGCCAACTGTTGCCTCAGCACCTTCCAACTCAGCTCCTTCCCTTTCTTCTGGCTTGGCGGTTGATCAGTCATTGCCATCAACCTCAATACAACTCAGGTTAGCTGATGGAACGCGCTTGGTATCGCATTTTAATTATCACCACACGATCAGCGACATCCGAGCCTTCATTGATGCATCCAGACCTGGGGGTCAGCAGAATTATCAACTTCAGATGATGGGCTTCCCCCCAAAGGTTCTAACTGATGAAAATCAGACTATAGAACAAGCAGGACTGGCAAATTCAGTTGTCATGCAGAAATTTTAG